The genomic segment aattttgtcaaagtcgttttcatttcaagttaaagtgtactggtagctagctagctaacgttatttgaacagtgagtgacagaataacaacaaaaaaatccagaaaaacgcatgtcaaaaatgtttcgaggctgactatggtcccagctgccttgagatcattgacaagatcctcccgtgtagttctgggctgattcctcaccgttctcatgatcattgcaactccacgaggtgagatcttgcatggagccccatgcAAGAtcacagttcttttgtgtttcttctatttgcgaataatcgcaccaactgttgtcaccttctcaccaagctgcttggcgatggtcttgtagcccattccagccttgtgtaggtctacaatcttgtccctgacatccttggagagctctttggtcttggccatggtggagagtttggaatctgattgattgattgcttctgtggacaggtgtcttttatacaggtaacaaactgaaattaggagcactccctttaagagtgtgctcctaatctcagctcgttacctgtataaaagacacctgggagccagaaatctttctgattgagagggggtcaaatacttatttccctcattaaaatgcaaatcaatttataacatttttgacatgcgtttttctggatttttttgttattctgtctctcactgttcaaataaacctaccattaaattatagactgatcatttctttgtcagtgggtatacgtacaaaatcagcaggggatcaaatacttttttccctcactgtagctggtaaattcgctttggctatctactccgatttcagaggactctcgtctgagtgtgccagatcgcagaataactgacaaatttatgagcgctcaacacccgttgaatatggccgtgtcagtaaaaaaaaaagcgtATTTAAATTGTTGCCATCAGcgcagttgcagtcaccaacgctctggataacaaaaaacagcctaaccagctctgctagggcgagtaaaatggtcagtgagctgttctctcatttgtgtctggaagtagctagcaagctagccaacgtcatccagttagcttgggtgcttgactgctgttattAGGTCAGAACgttcaaatcaaccctactcctcggccagaacgtccagtgtgtgctctgtacactccgagagcgaaacattctgaatttacaaatggacaatctgacaactctGAGTTTTTGAATGCCCAGAaaacactctggcactccagaatAAATTTACGAACACGGCCGTAGTAGACTTCAAATCTTTGGTTATTTATTACATGGCCTCACATgggaatccttaaagagatgggtgaggctaaagcttaagagggtgtaaaCGGGTGTCGATAAGGAAGAACTCTCCAGtatgtgtaccaaaacattcaagggacattttctcaaaagtgattttacaagtttatcaactttcaaagcagaattcctttcccattgttcctcaactgtagtgtattatataccattttctagctctgagtctctacttttatccaatgtaaaaaacaccaatcgagccggtcggtcacatatggcTCTCAAACCAGGTACAGAATATGCCGCACCACATTTGATATGACGCATTGGTGGAAGAAACCATGGCGCTCCACAACGTGTTCACCACATTGTCCTGTAGGCCTAGACTGGTCCACTAACGCTCTTCAGAGGCCAAGCCCGAAGCGGGATGCAGTGCGGTTCCGGATGCCACAGTGTCCCCCCAGCCTGAAGAGAATGTCGTGCCTCAGGGGAAGCTGGTCCccgagaggagagacaacagaaGGCTGAACCGTCTCGGCCAGCATGGAGTTATCAAGAGCAGCTGGTGGCCAGTCAAGATGACCCTGTCTAGCGTGGCGTTGGCCACCAATCGTGAGCGAGGGCATCCAGACCCATAGGGACAGACATGGATATCCTGCTGGGGCAATGAGTGTTCTCCTGAAATGCAAACAGGTCCACCTGTGCTTTTCCGAACCTGTCCAAAAGCTGTAGCACCACCTGAGGGTGTAGACTCTAGtcactagtaaccgaaaggttgcaagttcaaatccccgagctgacaaggtaaaaatcagtcgttctgcccctcaacaaggcagttaacccactgttcctaggccgtcattgaaaataagagtttgttcttggcttgcctagttaaataaacataaAGTAAAAAAGACatggaatctttactaggattaaatttcaggaattgtgaaaactgagtttaaatgtatttggctaaggtgtatgtaaactaccgacttcaactgtatatgctccttaaaaccaatgaggagatgggagaggacgGACTTGCAGCAcgttgagcgtcacaaatagaacttaTTTCTATTTTAGCGGCTTGCCACGCAGAGGCGCGTGAGGattgtgggtgcaatgattgaataacacatatgtgtacatttattttgcaacgctcgcgcacgaaACGCAaacggtgtggtcagcatgttaggggAGAACTGATAGCCTGCCGAGTGAAAGTTGCACAGCCTCCCGATCTTACGGGGTAGGTGCGGTCCCTGAACCCAAAGGCTATACCCGGGAGGGTTCCGGTGGACAGACATGTCACACACAACTAAGACAAACCCTCAGTGCCGCAATAGTGGTAGACCAAACCGAGTATCGCACACGTTGGTACACTGTCACAAGGACGAAACCCAAAAGAGATGGCACAAGCCAAACTGAGTGGGGGGACAGCAAAGGACCCTGATGGAGAGGCAGCTCCAAGCTATTGAATAGCTGCGGGTATACTTCTGCACTTATACACTGTAACATAGCGCTCTTACCAAGCGAATCCTCCCTGGAAGGAGTCGACAAAGGAAAAGGTGGAAGTAGTGCAGCTGCAGATATTTAAGGTGGTCGGTCAGCTGCAGCACTACCCGGTACACTGGACTAATCTGAAATTCTTACTCGGAATGTATCCTGCCGCGTGGAAGAACACCATATTGaagtgatccaatatagtgctACATAACATGTCTGAAAGTAAACTATAAATTCCTTAAGAACTATCAGGAATTTGTACCCATATAATCTGGCCCGCAGGTAACTACACCAAAAATACATCAAATTCAGTTGGAACAACAGCGACACTCGGCAGTGGTAGTAGAtatgtgcaattaattatcatgACAATAATAAAGAGGGTTGCAAAAAGTTTTgcataatatttttattttacagtggcaagaaaaggaGCAGTGCAAACATGAAAAATTACACAGAAAAGGTAACTCATTTGGATAGCATAGTCTCCCTAGGTGTACAGATCAACTAATTATCAGCACACTTACTATCTCTAACCCCAACCCTTTAATAAACCATCCAAATAAAGTTGGTCCAGAAATAGTAATCAATCATTAGATTAAACATGAAGTGTTTTTAGACAAAAACTCAGGTGATACAAAATATTGTAGTCATGTGGCCTCTAACATGTGTTTGGCTTCCAGGTGAACCCTGGTTCATGAGGCATCTGGGGGGCTATGTAGCCTGCAGTGGGCTCATAAAAGGGGTTTGGGAGTTCATCGTTAAAGCAGCTCCACCTGGCCTCTCCACTCTTCCTGCAGCACGGGTATGCCCTGGTCATTACGGCAAACTCTTCGACACAGAACATGGAGAGTGCattctgccactgcaaggacagAAACATAGAGAAAAGTATAgaataacttaaaataaataattccaaTATGCAATATATTCAtataaaataaacacacacacacgactcacAGCTTGCTGAGCACAGCACAGGATCTGGACATTTTGCTGGGCGACTTCTCCATTGCAGCACATGCCGTACCAAGACTCCAAACGATTGATGGCTTTTCCA from the Salmo trutta chromosome 36, fSalTru1.1, whole genome shotgun sequence genome contains:
- the ecm1a gene encoding extracellular matrix protein 1, yielding MISAGFFAHSWLLALLTLDCAKLGGTQNVGSLQEPDVPFPPARPTLQNLAAICHYGQSRPRYPPSFFPRSGVSFFRRCGKAINRLESWYGMCCNGEVAQQNVQILCCAQQAWQNALSMFCVEEFAVMTRAYPCCRKSGEARWSCFNDELPNPFYEPTAGYIAPQMPHEPGFTWKPNTC